One window from the genome of Acinetobacter sp. LoGeW2-3 encodes:
- the rpoZ gene encoding DNA-directed RNA polymerase subunit omega has product MARVTVEDCLDHVDNRFELVLVASKRARQLARQGIEPTVEWDNDKPTVVALREIAVGHVSKDILKQRDQDYQTSSLDLALSANNLNLDGFSFQ; this is encoded by the coding sequence ATGGCACGCGTAACCGTTGAAGATTGTTTAGACCATGTGGACAACCGCTTTGAGCTTGTACTAGTGGCAAGCAAACGCGCGCGTCAATTGGCACGTCAAGGCATTGAACCAACTGTAGAATGGGACAATGACAAGCCAACCGTTGTTGCTCTACGTGAAATTGCAGTCGGTCATGTATCTAAAGACATCCTGAAACAACGCGATCAAGACTACCAGACTTCTAGTCTAGACCTTGCACTTTCAGCAAATAATCTAAATCTGGACGGTTTTTCTTTCCAATAA
- the gmk gene encoding guanylate kinase yields the protein MSGLLFVVSAASGTGKTSLVKALLERVNNLHVSVSHTTRGQRPGELDGVHYHFATKEDFLNLVNEGGFIEYAEVFGNYYGTAQATVKQQLAKGHDVLLEIDWQGAEQVRRLFPESKQIFILPPSQFDLRQRLSNRGTDSVEVIEHRLSCAVEDMQQYSNFDYVIINDDFNKALHDLEAVIIANRLVLSQQAQRHEKLIQALITPSEE from the coding sequence ATGTCGGGTCTCTTGTTTGTCGTTTCTGCTGCGTCTGGAACAGGCAAAACATCCCTCGTTAAAGCACTACTTGAACGTGTGAATAATCTTCATGTCTCTGTTTCACATACGACACGTGGTCAACGACCTGGCGAACTTGATGGTGTTCACTATCATTTTGCAACCAAAGAAGACTTCTTAAACCTGGTGAATGAAGGCGGTTTTATTGAATATGCTGAAGTCTTTGGTAATTACTACGGTACTGCACAAGCCACTGTAAAACAGCAACTGGCTAAAGGTCATGATGTTTTACTTGAAATTGACTGGCAAGGTGCTGAACAGGTTCGCCGCCTTTTTCCTGAATCCAAACAAATTTTCATCTTGCCACCAAGCCAGTTTGATTTGCGTCAACGCCTGTCTAACCGTGGTACAGACTCTGTTGAAGTGATTGAGCATCGCTTGAGCTGTGCAGTTGAAGATATGCAGCAATATAGCAACTTTGATTATGTGATTATCAATGATGACTTTAATAAGGCCCTGCATGATCTCGAAGCTGTAATTATTGCTAATCGTTTAGTACTTTCTCAACAAGCACAGCGTCACGAAAAACTGATTCAGGCCTTAATTACTCCAAGCGAAGAGTGA
- the ispH gene encoding 4-hydroxy-3-methylbut-2-enyl diphosphate reductase, which produces MEIVLANPRGFCAGVDRAIAIVNRALECFNPPIYVRHEVVHNKFVVDDLRQRGAIFVDELDEVPDDNIVIFSAHGVSKAVQQEAERRGLKVFDATCPLVTKVHIEVTKYAREGVEAILIGHEGHPEVEGTMGQYDKKNGGDIYLVEDEDDVAALAVRNPDRVAFVTQTTLSIDDTAKVIDALRKKFPLIQGPRKDDICYATQNRQDAVRDLANRCDVVLVVGSPNSSNSNRLRELAERMGKSAYLVDNADELKQEWFMGQTQVGVTAGASAPEILIKQVIQRLQDWGAAVPNELEGREENITFSLPKELRIPVTQA; this is translated from the coding sequence ATGGAAATTGTGTTAGCCAACCCGCGTGGTTTCTGTGCCGGTGTGGATCGTGCCATTGCGATTGTGAACCGTGCCTTAGAATGCTTTAATCCACCAATTTATGTGCGTCATGAAGTGGTACATAACAAATTTGTGGTAGATGACTTGCGCCAACGTGGTGCAATCTTTGTCGATGAACTGGATGAAGTGCCAGATGACAATATCGTCATTTTTAGTGCCCATGGTGTATCTAAAGCAGTACAGCAAGAAGCGGAACGCCGTGGCTTAAAAGTCTTTGATGCTACTTGTCCTCTAGTCACTAAAGTACATATTGAAGTCACCAAATATGCCCGAGAAGGGGTGGAAGCTATTCTCATCGGTCACGAAGGTCATCCTGAAGTTGAAGGCACCATGGGGCAGTATGACAAGAAAAATGGTGGTGACATTTATCTGGTTGAAGATGAAGATGATGTAGCAGCATTAGCCGTTCGTAATCCAGATCGTGTAGCCTTTGTAACTCAAACCACTTTGTCGATTGATGATACAGCTAAAGTCATTGATGCGCTTCGCAAAAAATTCCCTTTAATTCAAGGTCCGCGTAAAGATGATATCTGTTATGCCACACAAAACCGTCAGGATGCTGTACGTGACCTTGCAAATCGTTGTGATGTGGTATTGGTAGTCGGTTCACCAAATTCTTCAAACTCAAACCGTTTACGTGAATTGGCTGAACGTATGGGGAAATCTGCTTATCTGGTGGATAATGCTGATGAGCTAAAACAGGAATGGTTTATGGGGCAAACTCAGGTGGGTGTAACTGCCGGAGCATCAGCACCTGAAATCTTGATCAAGCAGGTTATTCAACGATTACAGGATTGGGGGGCGGCAGTGCCAAACGAACTTGAAGGTCGAGAAGAAAATATTACTTTCAGTTTGCCGAAAGAATTAAGAATACCGGTAACTCAAGCATAA
- a CDS encoding pilus assembly FimT family protein: MQKNKGFTLIELMVTIGVLAIIASIAAPSMNDFRKNQQIKEQENKLRLALTEARTEARLQNKPMTVKFSSATSGASNTIFIDIDDSKFDFNMKNKKIVFYSNGLADISDGACLSISELDGEHTRAIKIDKLGILSNTSSCPGGV, translated from the coding sequence ATGCAGAAAAATAAAGGATTTACGCTTATAGAGCTCATGGTAACAATTGGGGTGCTTGCGATCATTGCATCTATTGCTGCTCCTTCAATGAATGATTTTAGAAAAAATCAACAGATAAAAGAGCAGGAAAATAAGCTGAGATTGGCGCTGACCGAGGCGCGTACAGAAGCTCGCCTGCAAAATAAACCTATGACAGTTAAGTTTAGTTCTGCGACATCAGGGGCTTCTAATACGATTTTTATTGATATTGACGATTCTAAATTTGATTTTAATATGAAAAATAAAAAAATTGTCTTTTACAGTAATGGTTTGGCTGATATTTCTGATGGAGCATGTTTGAGTATTTCTGAGCTTGATGGTGAGCATACTAGAGCAATAAAAATAGATAAATTGGGAATACTTTCAAATACTAGCAGTTGTCCTGGAGGGGTGTGA
- a CDS encoding prepilin-type N-terminal cleavage/methylation domain-containing protein — MINNQKGVGLIEIIASLVILAVAVMGFIALQYRTLEAASESLNRVEAVNIARNLAERMYVSRASYKDCLKSSCSGTTFAGKDWSEVNALASQRGMNVGVFTCPDTQNGRQCIYVAWGETDANPGSCTETNKFSYKSDAKCVVVEAYQ, encoded by the coding sequence ATGATAAATAATCAAAAAGGTGTGGGCTTAATTGAGATTATTGCTTCATTGGTCATTCTTGCAGTCGCAGTTATGGGATTTATTGCTTTGCAATATAGGACTCTGGAAGCTGCTTCCGAGTCGTTAAACCGGGTTGAAGCGGTCAATATTGCCAGAAATCTTGCAGAACGTATGTATGTGAGTCGAGCTTCCTATAAGGACTGTCTAAAATCCTCATGTTCTGGAACTACATTTGCTGGTAAGGATTGGAGTGAGGTGAATGCTTTGGCGAGTCAAAGAGGGATGAATGTCGGTGTGTTTACCTGTCCTGATACGCAGAATGGTCGTCAATGTATTTATGTTGCATGGGGAGAAACGGATGCTAATCCAGGTTCCTGCACCGAAACTAATAAGTTTTCATATAAATCTGACGCTAAGTGTGTAGTTGTGGAGGCTTACCAATGA